The Methanobrevibacter sp. sequence AATTAATCGTTACTCCAGAACACTTAAAATTACAAGAGTGAGTACAATGATTGGGAAAAAAACATTAGAAACAGAACCAATACCTGCAGCTAAAGTAAAGGAAATTCTTGAAGAGTTCTCCGAAAAGCATGAGCTCAGCTATGAGCAAAACTTGACTTTGGCTCATGTAACTAATCTAAACAAACTTTCCCTTGAAGAAACCGAAAAGTTAATCGAAGAGCTTGAAGCTTATGTCGACCACAAACAGGCTGTTCGCGTAGCAGACATTGTGCCACAGGACATGGCTGACTTAAGATTAATTTTCGCTAAAGAAAGAAACGCTCCTTCAAACGATGAAATGAAGGAAATTCTTGAAATCTTAGAAAAATACGATATTAAAGAAGATGAATAAATAATCTTTTTTATATCCATTCTATTTTTCTATTTTTTATTCTTCAATGCTAGATTACTTTTTTAACAATTTTTAACTACTTTTCTAAACTTTTTTTAAAACTTTTTTTATAGATTTATTTACTGTTTTTAACTAACTTTTCTAAACTTTTTTATGAATTTACTGTTTTCACAATTTTTTCCATTTTTAAAAATTCCACAAAAATACAATAATTTCCACTATTTTTAACAAGAAATAATAAAATTATAAATATTAATAAAGTGAAAATATAATAATATTATATTCAAAATAAATAATATTTTAAAAAAGTAATATTATAAATTAAAAAATAATAGTGAAATCGTAAACAATCGGCAAAAAAGTATATTGCTGGAACTAATAAACATTGATAATAAAAATGAGGTGAAAATATGGATAATCCAAACATTGATAATCCGAATCCAAAGAAAGAGGAGTACGTAATTATTTTAGATTATCTTAAATTTGGGTATGTAAATCCAGAAAGGCCAACTGCTCACGGCAAACCTATTGCACAGGCTATTGGAGTAGACAAATTCACATTAATCGAAGTTACACCTAAGGAAGGCATTGATTTAGATATTCATGACAAAGTCTATATAGGATCTGGAAAAAGAGACAAAATTAATAGAGTGAAAGGATTATTAGACTTTGAAAACCTGACTGCAACAAGCAGAATCGAATTGGAGTATGCAATCAAGGAAATCATCTTGGCTCATGAGGACATTTATGTAAAGTTCTTCAATGAAATCGATTCCCTTAACATCAAGATGCATAAGTTGGAGCTTATTCCGGGAATTGGCAAGAAACACACTCAAATGATCTTGGAAGAGCGTAAGAAAGAACCTTTCAAAAGCTTTGAAGATTTAAAGGAAAGAGTTCCTCTTCTTGGAGATCCTGTGGATATGCTCGCAAAGAGAGTAAGACTTGAGCTTGACACTACCACAGTCAAAAGAGGAAAGAACAAATATTACATGTTTACCCAAATTCCTTCCAGACACCCTTCCAACAAAAAGAAAAGATACGGCAAAGGCCGAGGAAGAGGCAGAAACAATAGGAACAAAGGTAGAAAACCTAACAACAGAGGCAAAAAGCCTCAAAATAAAGCTCAAACTGAAAACAAAGAATAAATTTCTATGAGTAAAACTCTTTAGTTAGAGTTTAAACTCATTTTTCTATTTTTTTAATTTTTAATTTTTCAAAACATTCTTAAAAGGAAAAAACAATAAGAATTACTATTTTTAATGGCTAAAAAGGTGATTGATTGACTGAAAAAATATCCTTAGCTAAAGAAACAAAGCAAATCTTACAGGAAAACGGGATTATTTTAAACAAGAATTTAGGTCAAAATTACCTTATAGATGATTTTAAATGGAAAAAGATCATCGAATATGCAAAGCTTACAAAGGAAGATACTGTCCTTGAAATAGGCCCTGGAATAGGAACACTTACCATTGAACTTGCAAAAAAAGCAAAGAAAGTAATAGCTATCGAACAGGACACAACTATCTTTAACATCTTAAAGGAACGCTTGGAAAAAGAGCAAATCGATAATGTAGAGCTAATAAATGGAGATGCTGTAAAAGTGGATTTCCCACAGTTCAACAAAATCGTTTCAAACCTTCCTTATCAGATATCCTCACCAATCAGCTTCAAGTTCCTAAATCATGACTTTGACCTTGCTGTATTGATGTATCAGAAGGAATTTGCAGATAGAATGAATGGAAAGGTAGGAACAAAACAATATTCCAGACTTTCAGCAATGCTATACTTTAAAGCTGATGTTAAGTTCCTGACAAAAGTCTCTCCAGAATCATTCATTCCAAGCCCAAAGGTTGATTCATCAGTTGTTGAGTTAAGGCCAAAAGAAAACAAGATCGCAGATGATGACTTTAAAATCTATTCAAAGGTGGTTAAGGCATTATTCCAGCACAGAAAC is a genomic window containing:
- a CDS encoding RNA polymerase Rpb4 family protein, which codes for MIGKKTLETEPIPAAKVKEILEEFSEKHELSYEQNLTLAHVTNLNKLSLEETEKLIEELEAYVDHKQAVRVADIVPQDMADLRLIFAKERNAPSNDEMKEILEILEKYDIKEDE
- a CDS encoding DUF655 domain-containing protein, which codes for MDNPNIDNPNPKKEEYVIILDYLKFGYVNPERPTAHGKPIAQAIGVDKFTLIEVTPKEGIDLDIHDKVYIGSGKRDKINRVKGLLDFENLTATSRIELEYAIKEIILAHEDIYVKFFNEIDSLNIKMHKLELIPGIGKKHTQMILEERKKEPFKSFEDLKERVPLLGDPVDMLAKRVRLELDTTTVKRGKNKYYMFTQIPSRHPSNKKKRYGKGRGRGRNNRNKGRKPNNRGKKPQNKAQTENKE
- the rsmA gene encoding 16S rRNA (adenine(1518)-N(6)/adenine(1519)-N(6))-dimethyltransferase RsmA translates to MTEKISLAKETKQILQENGIILNKNLGQNYLIDDFKWKKIIEYAKLTKEDTVLEIGPGIGTLTIELAKKAKKVIAIEQDTTIFNILKERLEKEQIDNVELINGDAVKVDFPQFNKIVSNLPYQISSPISFKFLNHDFDLAVLMYQKEFADRMNGKVGTKQYSRLSAMLYFKADVKFLTKVSPESFIPSPKVDSSVVELRPKENKIADDDFKIYSKVVKALFQHRNKKARNALIDSRHIIGFKDKKELKEILNNLEDENPRIKELLLERTINLSPESIMELSILLKEHIN